The Nitrospira sp. genome contains a region encoding:
- a CDS encoding PilZ domain-containing protein, with the protein MGFKRKHSRVDVGRIGRLQRGALSAPCKVLDVSEAGVRLESRLYVKSGEELRLVIELERGKTLTCELEVIHVRPPKLGAKIISISPENRDRLTHILDDHVQRSFSRG; encoded by the coding sequence ATGGGATTCAAACGAAAGCATTCTCGTGTTGATGTCGGCCGTATCGGTCGGTTGCAGCGAGGAGCGCTCTCGGCACCCTGCAAGGTTCTTGATGTCAGCGAGGCCGGAGTGCGCCTTGAGAGCCGTCTGTATGTCAAGAGTGGGGAGGAACTCCGACTCGTGATCGAGCTGGAGCGCGGAAAGACCTTAACCTGTGAGTTGGAAGTTATCCACGTGCGGCCTCCCAAATTGGGCGCCAAGATTATTTCGATCAGCCCCGAAAATCGAGACCGATTGACCCACATTCTCGATGACCATGTCCAGCGTAGTTTCTCACGTGGCTGA
- a CDS encoding DUF2914 domain-containing protein — protein MRIQSLLAKPFMPAVFFLSGVTYDTVTLTRIDRLQDNLILMLYLALLGALVVLTGRLGNEALPDHEQGSPVMRWVLKSRPYYPMASQFLLGGLFSAYAIFYSRSATLTGTAVFYALLIVLLVANEFIRDRLSNLRLLVSLYAVVCFAFFTFFLPVMTGYMNAVVFLIGAALTLAVTFRVVHLIYRNNPDRSKREAIGVTVPAAGCIALLVGFYFLNWIPPVPLSLKFGGMYHEVKRTGDQFELSFEKQWYQVWKRSDTTFPSDEPIYCFTAVFAPVELNTTIYHHWYFRPNDKAPFMHADRIPIKISGGREGGYRAYSFKQRLDPGDWRVDVETENGRIVGRISVKVETQAETPPTLATVSY, from the coding sequence GTGAGAATCCAATCTCTGCTCGCCAAACCCTTCATGCCGGCAGTGTTCTTTCTCTCGGGCGTCACCTATGACACCGTGACCCTCACACGGATCGATCGGCTTCAGGACAACCTGATCCTGATGTTGTATCTCGCATTGCTCGGTGCGCTGGTTGTGCTGACGGGGCGATTGGGCAATGAGGCGCTCCCGGATCACGAACAGGGTTCCCCCGTTATGCGCTGGGTGTTGAAGAGTCGTCCGTACTACCCGATGGCGAGTCAGTTCCTGCTGGGCGGTCTGTTCAGTGCCTATGCGATCTTCTATTCACGCAGTGCCACGTTGACCGGGACCGCGGTCTTCTATGCCCTCCTCATCGTGCTTCTGGTGGCCAACGAGTTTATACGTGATCGATTGTCGAATCTCCGGCTGCTTGTCAGCCTGTACGCGGTGGTGTGTTTCGCTTTTTTCACATTCTTTCTTCCAGTGATGACGGGGTACATGAACGCGGTGGTTTTTCTGATCGGCGCCGCCCTGACCCTGGCCGTTACGTTCCGGGTGGTTCATCTGATCTACCGCAATAACCCCGACCGGTCGAAACGGGAAGCGATCGGGGTCACCGTCCCTGCGGCCGGATGTATCGCGCTCCTCGTAGGTTTCTATTTTCTGAATTGGATCCCGCCGGTGCCGCTGTCCCTCAAGTTCGGCGGGATGTATCATGAAGTCAAGCGAACCGGAGATCAGTTCGAGCTGTCTTTCGAGAAACAGTGGTATCAGGTCTGGAAACGTTCAGATACGACCTTCCCTTCCGACGAACCGATCTATTGTTTCACGGCGGTGTTTGCTCCCGTCGAGCTCAACACGACGATCTATCACCACTGGTATTTCCGTCCGAATGATAAGGCACCCTTCATGCATGCAGACAGAATTCCCATCAAGATCTCAGGCGGACGCGAAGGAGGGTATCGGGCCTATAGCTTCAAGCAGCGTCTCGATCCAGGGGACTGGCGGGTGGATGTAGAGACCGAAAACGGCCGGATTGTCGGGCGCATATCGGTAAAAGTCGAAACTCAAGCTGAAACACCCCCGACACTGGCGACCGTATCCTATTGA